A single region of the Salvia miltiorrhiza cultivar Shanhuang (shh) chromosome 8, IMPLAD_Smil_shh, whole genome shotgun sequence genome encodes:
- the LOC130996909 gene encoding formin-like protein 11, producing MGHHLSHMILIIIVFFLISFHTLISIDYTNHGARKSFVNHHSKRVFLFEKFRVLLGLKPRNGDLSHFSASPAPAPGPGIAPAPSPAARRRPHTPLRHRHPLPQAHKVRKEEERGRGKRVMTAVLASVGVTSALCAAAMLVGCRKLKKRRRKQRRRGLSKFVSSQSSVKKVTSDPGPDLFYLNSLESALEPDKCCLKLNSAAATICSGENAFDEREVKPADSVGESGRFSSFGEITTVHEISECVDGSSSSCGERIIPEEIHKFEDKIICGEANSFTADNDDDDDDESFHSFCDSQTRLSNASASTVGENMSHEEVKETHSSTSTAASKIPPPPPPPPPPASKTLSSSTLLSRLPAPSSAPPPPPPPPPGVPPPPCPPPLSNGNGKAPPPPPPPLGKDGSPLPKLKPLHWDKVRAAPNRSTVWDKMRSSSFEFDEEMIESLFGYNLQNSMKNEEAKSKTPSPSKHVLEPKRLHNITILSKALNVTSEQVCGALIRGEGLSLQDLEALSKMVPTKEEEAKLASYKGDVLELGSAEKLVKAMIQIPFAFARIEAMLYRETFEDEVLHLKKSFSILEEACKELRSSRLFLKLLEAVLKTGNRMNIGTIRGGAKAFKLDALLKLSDVKGTDGKTTLLHFVVQEMIRSEGVRVSESIMGKIGQRGKNEDKEEGYRRMGLDLVSGLTTELCNAKKTATIDLDVLASSVANLREGMGRVQSLARREAGGGFGASMRAFLVDGERKLRELQGDEDRVLLHVREITEYFHGDVSKDESNPLRIFVIVRDFLSMLDNVCKELRSSKAPRCPNPFR from the exons atggGTCATCATCTTTCCCACATGATTCTCATCATCATTGTTTTCTTCCTCATCTCTTTCCACACTCTGATCTCAATCGATTACACCAATCATGGCGCTCGCAAAAGTTTTGTTAATCACCACTCCAAAAGGGTCTTTTTGTTCGAGAAATTCAGGGTCTTGCTCGGCCTCAAGCCCAGAAACGGAGACCTCTCGCATTTCTCTGCatcgccggcgccggcgccggggCCCGGCATTGCCCCGGCACCTTCTCCGGCGGCGAGGCGGCGCCCGCACACGCCGCTGCGCCACCGCCACCCGCTCCCGCAGGCCCACAAGGTGCGGAAGGAGGAGGAGCGAGGGAGAGGGAAAAGAGTTATGACTGCGGTTCTTGCATCCGTCGGAGTCACCTCGGCCCTGTGCGCGGCGGCGATGCTTGTCGGCTGCCGGAAATTGAAGAAACGGCGGAGGAAACAGAGGAGGAGAGGTTTGTCCAAGTTTGTAAGCTCTCAAAGCTCAGTGAAGAAGGTAACCTCCGATCCCGGCCCTGATCTTTTCTACCTCAATTCCTTGGAATCTGCTCTTGAACCAGACAAATGCTGCCTGAAACTGAACTCCGCCGCCGCAACAATCTGCTCCGGCGAGAATGCATTTGATGAGAGAGAAGTGAAACCCGCAGATTCGGTGGGAGAGAGTGGGAGGTTTTCTTCGTTTGGAGAGATTACTACTGTGCATGAGATTTCGGAGTGCGTCGACGGCTCTTCTTCTTCCTGCGGCGAACGAATCATTCCCGAGGAAATTCACAAATTTGAAGATAAAATTATTTGCGGCGAAGCCAATTCATTTACTGCTGATAACGATGACGACGACGATGATGAATCTTTTCACTCCTTTTGTGATTCGCAAACGAGGCTTTCCAATGCTTCAGCTTCTACCGTAGGCGAAAATATGTCGCACGAAGAAGTTAAGGAAACACACTCGTCTACTTCCACGGCCGCCTCAAAAATTCCACCGcctcctccaccgcctccgccgcctGCATCGAAAACTCTCAGCTCATCCACATTGCTAAGTAGGTTACCGGCGCCATCCTCTGCtccgcctcctcctcctcctcctccaccggGGGTTCCTCCTCCGCCGTGTCCGCCTCCACTTTCCAACGGTAATGGTaaagcgccgccgccgccgccgccgccgttggGTAAAGATGGGTCTCCGTTGCCGAAGCTGAAGCCACTGCACTGGGACAAAGTGAGAGCCGCCCCAAATCGGTCGACGGTGTGGGATAAGATGCGGTCTAGTTCATTCGA ATTTGATGAGGAAATGATCGAATCACTTTTCGGTTACAACCTCCAAAACTCGATGAAGAATGAGGAAGCCAAGAGCAAAACTCCATCTCCCAGCAAGCACGTGCTCGAGCCCAAGAGACTGCACAACATCACCATCCTCTCCAAGGCCCTGAACGTCACCTCAGAACAAGTCTGCGGCGCGTTAATCCGAG GGGAAGGCTTGTCACTGCAAGATTTGGAAGCGCTGTCGAAGATGGTGCCGACCAAGGAGGAGGAGGCGAAGCTCGCGAGCTACAAAGGCGACGTACTCGAATTGGGGTCGGCGGAGAAGCTGGTTAAGGCTATGATCCAGATCCCTTTTGCTTTTGCAAGAATCGAAGCAATGCTGTATAGGGAAACATTCGAAGACGAAGTTCTTCATCTCAAGAAATCATTCTCAATACTCGAG GAAGCGTGCAAGGAGCTGAGATCGAGCCGGCTGTTCCTGAAGCTTCTGGAGGCGGTGCTGAAGACGGGGAACAGGATGAACATCGGGACGATAAGAGGAGGGGCGAAGGCGTTCAAGCTGGACGCCCTCCTGAAGCTGTCGGACGTGAAGGGGACGGATGGGAAGACGACGCTCCTCCACTTCGTGGTGCAGGAGATGATCCGGTCGGAAGGGGTGCGGGTGTCGGAGAGCATCATGGGCAAGATCGGACAGAGGGGCAAGAATGAGGATAAGGAGGAGGGGTACAGGAGGATGGGGCTGGATCTGGTGTCCGGATTGACCACGGAGCTATGCAACGCCAAGAAGACGGCCACCATTGATCTGGACGTGCTGGCGAGCTCCGTGGCCAATCTGAGGGAGGGGATGGGCAGGGTGCAGAGCCTGGCCAGGAGGGAGGCGGGCGGGGGGTTCGGGGCGTCCATGAGGGCGTTCCTCGTGGACGGGGAGAGGAAGCTGAGGGAGCTGCAGGGGGATGAGGATAGAGTGCTGCTGCATGTGAGGGAGATCACAGAGTATTTTCATGGCGATGTGAGCAAGGATGAGTCCAATCCGCTTAGGATTTTTGTCATCGTCAGGGATTTCTTGAGCATGTTGGACAATGTGTGCAAGGAGCTGCGGAGCTCCAAAGCGCCGCGCTGTCCGAATCCCTTCAGatag